A window of Synergistaceae bacterium genomic DNA:
TTTACCCATTGAGGCTTGAATATCAGTAGGCGAGAGTCCTTCAGTTTGGAATCTGAACGAACCGGGACCGATATTATTTCCGCGTCTGTCTCGTAAGTTATCGCGTAAAGTTGCCGTGTAAGTCGTAGCACCCTTTAACGGAGCAAGCAGTCTCGCCGTAAAAGTCCGTTCATTCTGCCAGCGTCCTTCAAGCTGTAAAGGGGGATTCACTTCAAACGGGAATAAATTATTTTCGGGAGTTATTAATTTTCCTGCTTGATTGCGATTGACTACGGGATTTCTGAAGACGATTCTAAATGAAACATTTTCAGGAACTGTACCAGTAGGCGCGAAACTTTGAACTCCTGCGGGCAATCCCGAACGTGCCGGAGCTGAATATGCTAAATTTACGCTCATCAGGAGAATCAAAAGTGTCAGAAAAATTCTGTGAGGCTTAAACAATTTATACATTCCTTTCTTGTTGAAATTATATAAAATTATAGCGCGTATTTTATGGGATAAACTACAAACTTTTACAGGTTTTTATCGAGAGAGTCATAATTTGCAGCAAAAAATTTTTTATTTATTACACAGCGCATAATAAACTATTAATCTTTGCTATAATCTATCTGACTAACTTAATAACTAGAGAAATTATTTCACAAGTTTATAATAAATATAATATAAAATTGGGAGGCAAAAATTTTTACATCATGGAAGAAAAGAAGACCGTTGCAGCTGCCAGCCGTAAATGGGAAGTAGTTGTATTTACTCTCGGAAAAGATGCATTTGCTATAAACGTGAACAAGACCCGCGAAATTTTGAGATGGACAGGGTGCCGGCCCATACCGACAAAGACTCCGGCATTCATAGGAATTACTACGATAAGAGAAGCGACTCTCCCGTTAATTGACCTGCGTATATTTCTAGGAATAGACTCGCCCGTCCCTATTGAACAAACTAAAGTAATGGTCGTTGAATTCAATGATATAAAATTAGGCTTTCTTGTTGACGGAGTAGAGAGAATTAGACAGGTGAACGCCGAAGATTTGGACTCGTCAAAGATGCGCGGAGTGTCTCTAAAATGGGTCTTGTATATAATTAAACGCGATGAGAGAAATATTTTATTGCTTGACTATGAAGCGATTATACAAGAGACTGCGCCGGCCGTTGCTGAACACATGTTCGATCAAAATAAATTAAGCGTCTACCAGAAACAAATCGGCCACGTTGAAGATTTTCACATTCTTGTTGCTGATGACTCGCCATTATTGAGGCAGCAGACGTGCGACGTGCTGAAACAATCAGGCTTTACGAGCATTTACCCAGTTAAAGACGGAGTCGAGGCTAGAAAATTATTACTTGATCAGGGCGAAAATTTTGACTTGTTAATTTCAGATATAGAGATGCCATTACTTGACGGATTGAGCTTAGTAGAGACTTTGAGGCAGGACGAGAGAGCGGCGGATTTACCGGTTATATTATTCTCGTCAATCATGGTAAAAGATTTGCTTGACAGGGCCGAGTCGCTGAAGATTATTCACGTGTTAAAGCCGGACGTGTATAAACTCGTTGAAGAAGTCATGAAAATTTATCAGGATATAAAGCGGCACAGAAATTTTTAAGGATTCCCCCTGAAATACAGGCACTCAGGGGGAGCGCGTTTTATTGCAGGTCAAAATTTATTTGGAATGTCATAGAGTTCGAGCCGTCAGAAATGATTAAATTATCGCCCTGTCTTGAAAATGTGAGAGTCCCTCGTTCTGATTGTGTTGACGTATCGCCGTTAAGATATTTTTGCGCATGAAACACGAAAAAATCCCGGTCTAGTAATCGCGCTGTGTTGCTTGTCTGATTGGCCATGAAATTAAATACTCCCAGCATTAGAATCGAAAAAATTGCCATTGCCGTAATGAATTCTACTAGAGTTTCAGCTTTTAATTTACGCAAAATAAATCACTCCCATTTATATAATATATTCTCAAATAATAAGGCTCTTGGAAATTTGCCCGAGTCAAGAAATTCACGAGTAAATTTATATTCATGACTCAAATTTTTTAACGCGTTGACTTGAGAAATATTCCCAGCTTCTAAGATTATATAACGAGGCTTTAAATTATTTGCGAAAATTCTCCGGTAAAATTTCATTCCGTCAGTACCTCCGTCAAGTGCATTCAATGGCTCATAATCTTTCACACTTGAGTCAAGTTTTGCGATTTCTTGAGATTCTATATAGGGCGGGTTGCTGATTAATAGATTTATATTTTCATTAAAGCCGTCAAGAGAATTCACAAATTTTGCGCGGTGATTCAAATTATAACGCGAGATATTTTCACGGGCATAAAATAAAGCCTTCTCGCTAATATCAATCATATAAGCAAACGAGTTAGCAAATTCAAGTAAAATAGTTAGGGCAATACACCCCGACCCGGTGCCGAAATCAAGAAATGAAAATTTTTCGTCAGGATTAAAGCAAGATTTTGCGGCATTGATTAGTGATTCAGTGTCTTGACGGGGAATTAATACGCCGGGGCCGACTTTGAAATCACGCCCGTAAAAAGTTGACTCGCCTAAAATATATTGCAACGGCTCACCGGACTCGCGTCGTGATATGAACGAGTCAATTTTTGAGAGTTCTTCACATGAAAAATTTTGACGGGTAAAAATTTGCGAATGACTCATATTAAGAGCCGCCGACATAAGCCAAATAGACTCCTGATAAAAATTTGATATGCCAGCGGACTCTAATTTTTTCGCGAAATAATTAATAACTTGCAAGATTCTAGCCTTCTAAATCCTGCAATTTCTGAGTCTGTTCAGCGAGTAACATCGCGTCAATCATCTCGTATAAATCGCCGTCAAGATATGACTCAAGTTTATAGAGAGTCAGATTTATTCTGTGATCCGTGATTCTATTTTGCGGAAAATTATAAGTCCTGACTCTTTCGCTCCTGTCGCCTGATCCTATCATTCCGCGGCGTTCTGAGGCCATTTCTGAATTCTGTTTCTGCTGCTCCAAATCGTATAATTTAGTTTTCAAATATGACATTGCCCGTGCTCTGTTCTTAATTTGCGAGCGTTCATCCTGACAAGTTACGACAATACCCGTCGGAAGGTGCGTAATTCTCACTGCTGAGTCAGTCATATTAACATGCTGGCCGCCTGCACCGCTGGATCTGTACGTGTCAATTTTCAAATCTTCCGGCCTGATTTCGACTTCTACGTCATCAGCTTCAGGCATAACAGCAACAGTTGCCGCGCTCGTGTGAATTCGTCCGCTTGCTTCAGTAACGGGGACTCGCTGGACTCTATGAACACCGGACTCGTATTTCATTTTGCTGTATGCGCCCTTGCTGTCGATTCTGAATATAATTTCTTTATAGCCGCCGATTCCTGCTGTATTAGTCGAGCTGTCAATAATTTCAATTTTCCAGTGCTGACGTTCGCAAAATCTCACGTACATTCTGAATAAATCCGCAGCAAATAAAGTAGCTTCATCGCCGCCCGTTCCTGCTCTGATTTCGACAACTACGCTTTTTTCGTCATTAGGATCTTGAGGCAGTAATAACAGAGTTAAATCTCGCGTAAAATTTTCGATTTTAGGTTCAAGATTTGCGAGTTCTTCACGCGCTAGAGTCTCAAGTTCTGAATCACCTGATTTGATTAACTCTTTTGCTTCAGATATGGACTTCAAAGCGTCCTGATATTCACGATATTTATTTACAACCGGTTCGAGCTGGGCGCGTTTCTTGCCGAGTGTCTGCAATTCTTTCGGGTTAGCTGCTATAGCCGGATCTGATAATTTATTGCCGACTTCTATATATTCCTGCTCGATAGCTTGTAATTTTGGCTCGATATTCATTTATTACACCACTTTTCTATTTATAGATTATAGATTTATTATATTTGCAAAAATTTTTTAATGCGTGAAATCCCTGACACGTTATTATCCGGCCAAGTGCAAAAATTTTCATGATAACGGCTTTAATAACGTTCGCAAATTTCAGGGCTATATTTATTAAATATCTGCAAAAAGTTTTTACTGTGTGAAATCCCCCGCATGTAAATATTATTAACTTCATGACAACAGCCCCCCGTCAAGTGCAGTATCAAGTGAAATTAACGCGACTTCAGCTTGATTTATATTAGGCTCTCTTGTCGTCAAAAATTGCAGAGTCAAAAACGGTGCTATAATGCATAATCCAAGTTTGCCCGAATTTGCCGCGAGTCTTATAATCTCGTATGAAATCCCTATTACAACAGGAATTAATATAATACGCGCTAGAACTTGCAAAATAAAACTTTCTCCGGCTATAAAAGTTTTTACAGGCGAGAAAACTATAATGCTTACTATCACGGCAATCAATAAAAACGAAGTCCCGCACCTCGGGTGAATTCGTGAACACTTCATAATATTTTCCGGAGTCATTTCTTGGCCGCTCTCGAATGCGTTAATAGTCTTATGTTCTGCACCGTGATATTTAAAGACTTCCCGAATATCTGACCAGAGTCCTATAATCGCTACATATGCAATAAATATTACTGCTCGCAAAACGCCTTCTATTATGTTCACGTAAAGGGGAGTACTCGCAAGATAACCGGCCAGCCATAAAGGAAGCGCAATAAACAGCCCTCCGACTGCGAAAACAGCAAGCGCAATCGACAATAAAATATCTTTGAAAGTCAATTTTTCCTGAGTCTCTTCAAGTGCAACTTCTGCCGAACGTGATAGAGCCTTAAATCCTGTCGCTAACATTTCGCACATTGTAACGACTCCGCGAATTAACGGCAATTTATACGGGTATCTTTGAGTGCGTGAACTATGCGGCCAATTTTCTTTGAATATATCGCCGCCCGGCTTTCTTACTGCGAGTCCCCATAAATTTTGCCCCTTCATTAAGACTCCTTCAATAACTGCCTGACCTCCGACGGGGATTTTCTTAATATTTGACTCGGCCTCTAAAATAAATAAATTAATCGCTATAACAAATAATAAATTGCTAAACAAGTAATAAATCCTCCATATTTTTATAGGGCTGATTGCATGAGCGTGTCTCTTCACATTTACCGAATATACACGAGGGGCCGGCCTTCTCAAATAAAACCGGTGCTTTCTCTCTCACAAGTATTAACATTTTCCGTGCGAGTTCGTGAATCTCCCATTGTGCGCGTCTGCAAAGTCTCAAGCTGAAAAAATGATGTAATTCGCGCGCGTTCATAGTCATTACTAGTCTCGTAGAATGTCCATGAGGCAAAATAAATCTTGCGTCTTCCTTTGAGATTCCCATTTCCGTCAAAATTTGATAAGTTTTCTGCGCTGACTCGGCCTGTTCCATGAAAATTTTTAATGCTTCCGGGTTCTCTTGAATTGAAGGCGGAATAATTATAGAGTCCTGTGATAAATTCATTTTTACGTAGCGTTGACTTTGCTGGCTGAAACTTGCGACTCTGTGTCTCACTAACTGATGAGAAGCGACTCGGCTTAATCCGTCGATTCCAAACGTAAAATTAACGTGCTCAAATGTCGATAAATGCCCGCTCTTGAATAAATCAGCAATTAATTTGCGTGATAAATTTTCTTCCTGAGCCTGCAATAAATTACTTGCTGTTGTGTCGCTATAACAAATCTTAGCGGCTGCTGCAACAATTTGATCGGGTTCGGGAGTATGAGCTAATAGAATTACATTCATGATTTATTAATCAAGATAATAAAAAAAGGGGCTTGAATTTTGCCCCTGGAACGACAAAATATTATACGTCTGTTTTCTGGCCGTAATTGATTCCCTGATATTTTTTCTGGAATTTCTCAAGGCGGCCTGCTTCAGTCAAAACTCTGCCCTTCTTGCCTGAATAAAACGGGTGGCAAGCTGAACATACGCCGACTCTAATTTCCTTCATTGTTGAACGAGTCATGAAAGTATTTCCGCACGCACATGTAACTTTGCATTCCTGATAGTCAGGATGTATTTTTTCCTTCATAGTAAATAATTCCTCCGGGTAAAGATAAAATATTAATGTCTGAGTCCAAGACGCTCAATTAACGAACGGTAGCGGTTAAAATCTTTATTCATGAGATAACGTAATAATCTCCTGCGGCTGCCGACCATCTTTAAGAGTCCCCGTCTTGAGTGAAAATCTTTCTTGTGAATCTTCAAATGCTCGGTGAGTTCGCGGATTCGTTCTGTCAAAATAGCGACCTGAACTTCGGGAGATCCCGTGTCTTTCTCGTGAGTCTTGTACTCTTCAATTACTGACTGTTTCTTTTCCTTCTGGATCATGAAAATTTTTCCTCCTGATTTAATCTTCAAAGCTGGGAATAAAGCTCAATCCAGTAAGCAATATTCTAAGCAGTGAGTATAAGCAGAAAATATATTAACACTCTGATAAAAATTTTGCACCTGTTATGACAGCGAATTATAAAATTTTTCTTGATTTAGCAGCTTATAGAATCACTCACAATCTATGTATTATAATTTCTCGTAACTTGCAAATATATTAACTATGACAGCGAATTATAAAATTTTTCTCGTTTGCTATTGTATAGAAATCCACCGCGCAAAGTGAATAAAGCTCATGAAAATTTTTTCTCACACAAAATAAATAAAATCTGGCAGATTAATATAAAAGTGTTGCTATAATATAGAAAATTTCTCAACTTACAAAAAAGGAGTTAAACAACATGAAAATTGCACTCGGTTGCGATCACGCAGGATATGTCTTAAAAGATGCAGTTGTGAAATTCTTAGAGTCCCATAATCTTGAATTTCTTGACATGGGAGCTTATGAATACAATAAAGATGACGACTACGCAGACCCGGCTTTTAAAGTTGCCGGCACAATTTTAGACGAGGAAGCTGACGAGGGGATTTTAATGTGCGGAACAGGTTTCGGAATCTCAATCGCAGCAAATAAAGTTCCCGGAATTCGTGCCGTTGCCTGTCATACTGTGAACGACGCAAGAATGGCCAAAGCTCATAATAATATAAATATTATCGCACTGGGCGGAAGTGTCATAAAGCCTGAAGATGTCGACCCGATTCTGCAAATGTGGCTTGATACTCAATTCGAGGGCGGGCGGCATATACGCAGGATTAATAAAATCGCTAAGGCTGAGAAGGCGACTTTAACAATGATGCATCAGGGCGGCGGGAAAGTCGTTATATTCAATCACCCGTTAGTACAGCATAAAGTCGGAATAATCAGGGACGTTAATACGAGCGTCAAGCAATTTAGAGAATTACTCAACGAAATAACCGGCTTGATGGTCTATGAAATCACACGAAATTTGCCGCTGACTGATAAAGAAGTTACTACACCTATAGCAAAAACTACAGTTCAGACTCTTGAAGGGAAAAAACTCGCGATTGTCCCAGTTTTGAGAGCAGGACTCGGAATGGTCGACGGAGTTTTACAGCTCGTGCCAAATGCTAAAGTCGGTCATATAGGATTATATAGAGATCCTCAAACACTTGAGCCTGTAGAATATTACTGCAAACTGCCATTTGACATTGAAGAACGAGAAATATTTGTACTTGATCCCATGCTTGCAACTGGCGGGAGTTCAAGCGCGGCTATCTCGTTAATCAAGAAAAGGGGAGGCCGTAAAATTTCGCTCGTCTGCTTAATCGGTGCGCCTGAAGGAATTGACAGAATCAATAAAGATCATCCGGACGTGTCAATTTTTATTGCTGCATTAGATACAAATTTGAACGATCACGGCTACATAGTGCCCGGACTCGGGGATGCCGGCGATAGATTATTCGGGACAAAATAAATTGCCAGATATAGACGTTGAAGCATTAATTTTCCTGATAATCGGCTTTTTCTGGGGGGGCTTTACTGCTCCTATTTCGATAAAGCTGGCAGGAATCTTCGGAATTATTGACATTCCGGACGCTCGAAAGATTCATAAAGGCAAAATGCCTCGCGGTGCAGGTCTTGGCCTATGGGTCGGGTATTTGCTCATGTCAGTTATTATGTCTGAGTCAATGCCCGAATTAAGATTTATTGCGACCGGAGCGACTATTATATTTTTCTGCGGTTATCTTGATGATATGTGTTCGCTAAGTCCATTTTTGAGACTCGGCCTGCATTTCATAGCTGCTTCAATTGTAGTTTTTCCGCTGGGACTGCCTATAACTCACACGATAATAGCTCTAATTTGGCTCGCTGGAGTAACAAGCGCATATAATTTAATTGACGGTATGAACGGATTATGTATCTCAATGTTTATAGCGTCTTCAGGAGCTTTATATATTCTCGGCAAATCTTACGCGGGAATTTGTATGGGAGCTATGGCACTGGGAGTCTTATGCTGGAACTTCCCTGCGGCACAAACTTTTTTAGGCGATGGAGGCAGCACCCTTTTAGGATATTTATTTGCGTCTCATTTCCTGAAAAACGCGATGCCGAATTTAACTAATGCGAGATGCCTAGATATATTATTATTATTAATTTTATTCGGAGGGATTCCAGTAATTGACACGGTTATAGCATTCTCGCGGCGTATTCTTTCGGGCAAGTCGCCATTTTACCCGGACAAGAAACATTTACATCACATTTTGATTTCGCTGACAGGTTCAAATGTCGTTACAGTCAGTATATTATTAATTCTTCAAGTTCTGACTTTGGCGGCGGGACTAAGCGTTTATTTTAGGCTGCTATGATGATAAAGAAAATTATTTGCGTAATAGGCACAAGACCAGAGGCTATAAAAATGGCTCCCGTTATTCAGGAATTGAAGGCGGATAAAAATTTTTGCGTGAAGACTCTTGCGACTGGTCAGCATACTGACATGTTAAGGCAGGCACTTGACGATTTTGATATTAAGTCAGACTACGATTTAAACATTATGAAGGCTCGTCAATCACTTGATTATATTACTTCGAGCGTATTAACAGGTGTCGGCGAAATTCTTGACTCTGACTCTCAAGATATGATTTTAGTACACGGCGATACTTCAACAACTTTTGCGGCGGCTTTGGCTGGCTTTAATCGTCATATATCAGTCGGACATGTTGAGGCGGGACTCAGAAGCCATGATTTAAATCTGCCATTTCCTGAAGAAGCAAACAGGGTATTAACTGACAGAATAGCGAGTTTATTTTTTGCACCTACACAGGGCGATTATGATAATTTAATAAATGAAGGAATCTCACGCGATAAAATTTTTATAACCGGCAATACTGTAATTGACGCGCTTTATAAGATTCTAGCAAAACAAGTGAATCAGCCTTCATACTTGCAAAATATAAATAATCGTCCGTTAATCCTAATGACAGCACACAGGCGCGAATCATGGGGGGAGACTCTCAAGGGCATTTGCGCGGGAGTAATTGATATTATTCTTGCAAGACCTGATGTAATTTTCTTGATTCCCTTGCATAAAAATCCGGTTGTGCGTGAAGTTATTAGAGATTGCTTGAAAGATTACCAGCAAAATATAATATTTACTGAGCCGCTAAATTATCCCGAATTCGTTAATGCAATGAATAAAAGCACGTTCATTTTATCAGACAGCGGAGGAGTCCAAGAAGAAGCAAGCGCAATTAATAAACCTGTCTTAATAATGCGTACTTTGTCAGAACGTCCGGAGGCAGTGAATCACGGAACTTGTATATTAGTCGGCACAAAAAGGGACTCTATACGCGATGAGTCATTAAAATTATTGAATGATTCGGAGTATATGCGGCAAATTCTAGCAAAAAATATAATGCCGTTCGGAAATGGTACAGCCTCGCAAAAGATTCACGGGGCAATTAATAAATATTTTGCTATGAAGGAGGCTGATTTGACATAGAAAATTTAAATGTTATGAAGATTACGGGGGGAATTCCTCTCAAAGGCACAATTAAGACTCAAGGCGCGAAAAATGCTGCTTTGCCCGTTATGGCTGTTGCTTTGTTATTGAGGGGTGAGACTCTGACGCTTGATAATGTCCCGGATTTGTATGATATTCACTCAATGATGGAAATTTTGAGGACTCTGGGCGTTAATGTCGAATATAAACACGACGGCAGGAATTCACAGGCGATTTTCAGAGTCCCCGACGAACTAAAATGGGAAGTCCCTGAGTCTCTCGCTCGTAAAATGCGCGCTTCTTCTCTCATGTTAGGGCCGTTGCTTGCAAATTGCGGGCGGGTTTCTCTGCCATTGCCGGGGGGCTGTTCTATAGGAGCTAGACCCATAGATTTGCACTTGAAAGGTTTAAAGCAAATGGGCGCGGAAATCGACATTAAAGACGGAGTCGTTCATGCACGAGTAAAAGGCAGATTGCGGGGCCGGAGAATTTATCTTGACTTCCCATCAGTCGGAGCTACTGAAAATTTAATGATGGCTGCTTCTCTCGCGTCAGGTGAGACAATCATAGAAAATATTGCGCGTGAACCTGAAATTGATAATCTAGCTGAAACTCTTAGATGTATAGGCGTAACTGTTGAGCTTGAAGGAGTCGGCGGTGTCAGAATCAAGGGGATCGAGAAAGCTCATTCGGGCCGTGATAAAGTCATTCCCGACAGAATAGAGGCGTGTACTTATATTCTTGCAGGAGTAATGACTAACGGGCATATTAAAGTCGAAGATGTTATACCGTCTCACATTGATGCAATTCTCGCAAAAATGGAAGAGGCCCGCGCAAAATTTACAGTCAAGAAAAATGTCGTTGAAGTCTTCCCCGCTAAACGTCTTCACCCTGTTACTATTAAGACAATGCCATATCCCGGATTCCCGACTGATTCACAGCCTCAAATGGCCGCAGCTCTTTCACTGGCCGCAGGAGTCAGCACTATTGAAGAAAGCGTATTTCAAGCAAGATTTCTTTATGCTCAGGAATTAAATCGAATGGGCGCAAATATTCAGATTTCGAGGGATGTTGCTATAATTCGCGGAGTCGAAAATTTACACGGTGCGGCAGTAAAAGCTACTGACTTGAGGGCCGGGGCTGCTTTGATAATTGCGGGACTGGCTGCGAAAGGCGAGACTCGAGTCGAAGATATGATACACGTTTGGCGCGGTTATGAGGCCATTGACAA
This region includes:
- a CDS encoding chemotaxis protein CheV; translation: MEEKKTVAAASRKWEVVVFTLGKDAFAINVNKTREILRWTGCRPIPTKTPAFIGITTIREATLPLIDLRIFLGIDSPVPIEQTKVMVVEFNDIKLGFLVDGVERIRQVNAEDLDSSKMRGVSLKWVLYIIKRDERNILLLDYEAIIQETAPAVAEHMFDQNKLSVYQKQIGHVEDFHILVADDSPLLRQQTCDVLKQSGFTSIYPVKDGVEARKLLLDQGENFDLLISDIEMPLLDGLSLVETLRQDERAADLPVILFSSIMVKDLLDRAESLKIIHVLKPDVYKLVEEVMKIYQDIKRHRNF
- a CDS encoding prepilin-type N-terminal cleavage/methylation domain-containing protein, with protein sequence MRKLKAETLVEFITAMAIFSILMLGVFNFMANQTSNTARLLDRDFFVFHAQKYLNGDTSTQSERGTLTFSRQGDNLIISDGSNSMTFQINFDLQ
- the prmC gene encoding peptide chain release factor N(5)-glutamine methyltransferase, producing the protein MQVINYFAKKLESAGISNFYQESIWLMSAALNMSHSQIFTRQNFSCEELSKIDSFISRRESGEPLQYILGESTFYGRDFKVGPGVLIPRQDTESLINAAKSCFNPDEKFSFLDFGTGSGCIALTILLEFANSFAYMIDISEKALFYARENISRYNLNHRAKFVNSLDGFNENINLLISNPPYIESQEIAKLDSSVKDYEPLNALDGGTDGMKFYRRIFANNLKPRYIILEAGNISQVNALKNLSHEYKFTREFLDSGKFPRALLFENILYKWE
- the prfA gene encoding peptide chain release factor 1, with the translated sequence MNIEPKLQAIEQEYIEVGNKLSDPAIAANPKELQTLGKKRAQLEPVVNKYREYQDALKSISEAKELIKSGDSELETLAREELANLEPKIENFTRDLTLLLLPQDPNDEKSVVVEIRAGTGGDEATLFAADLFRMYVRFCERQHWKIEIIDSSTNTAGIGGYKEIIFRIDSKGAYSKMKYESGVHRVQRVPVTEASGRIHTSAATVAVMPEADDVEVEIRPEDLKIDTYRSSGAGGQHVNMTDSAVRITHLPTGIVVTCQDERSQIKNRARAMSYLKTKLYDLEQQKQNSEMASERRGMIGSGDRSERVRTYNFPQNRITDHRINLTLYKLESYLDGDLYEMIDAMLLAEQTQKLQDLEG
- a CDS encoding DUF1385 domain-containing protein — its product is MKGQNLWGLAVRKPGGDIFKENWPHSSRTQRYPYKLPLIRGVVTMCEMLATGFKALSRSAEVALEETQEKLTFKDILLSIALAVFAVGGLFIALPLWLAGYLASTPLYVNIIEGVLRAVIFIAYVAIIGLWSDIREVFKYHGAEHKTINAFESGQEMTPENIMKCSRIHPRCGTSFLLIAVIVSIIVFSPVKTFIAGESFILQVLARIILIPVVIGISYEIIRLAANSGKLGLCIIAPFLTLQFLTTREPNINQAEVALISLDTALDGGLLS
- a CDS encoding FAD-dependent thymidylate synthase; translation: MNVILLAHTPEPDQIVAAAAKICYSDTTASNLLQAQEENLSRKLIADLFKSGHLSTFEHVNFTFGIDGLSRVASHQLVRHRVASFSQQSQRYVKMNLSQDSIIIPPSIQENPEALKIFMEQAESAQKTYQILTEMGISKEDARFILPHGHSTRLVMTMNARELHHFFSLRLCRRAQWEIHELARKMLILVREKAPVLFEKAGPSCIFGKCEETRSCNQPYKNMEDLLLV
- the rpmE gene encoding 50S ribosomal protein L31 — its product is MKEKIHPDYQECKVTCACGNTFMTRSTMKEIRVGVCSACHPFYSGKKGRVLTEAGRLEKFQKKYQGINYGQKTDV
- the rpsO gene encoding 30S ribosomal protein S15 translates to MIQKEKKQSVIEEYKTHEKDTGSPEVQVAILTERIRELTEHLKIHKKDFHSRRGLLKMVGSRRRLLRYLMNKDFNRYRSLIERLGLRH
- the upp gene encoding uracil phosphoribosyltransferase produces the protein MKIALGCDHAGYVLKDAVVKFLESHNLEFLDMGAYEYNKDDDYADPAFKVAGTILDEEADEGILMCGTGFGISIAANKVPGIRAVACHTVNDARMAKAHNNINIIALGGSVIKPEDVDPILQMWLDTQFEGGRHIRRINKIAKAEKATLTMMHQGGGKVVIFNHPLVQHKVGIIRDVNTSVKQFRELLNEITGLMVYEITRNLPLTDKEVTTPIAKTTVQTLEGKKLAIVPVLRAGLGMVDGVLQLVPNAKVGHIGLYRDPQTLEPVEYYCKLPFDIEEREIFVLDPMLATGGSSSAAISLIKKRGGRKISLVCLIGAPEGIDRINKDHPDVSIFIAALDTNLNDHGYIVPGLGDAGDRLFGTK
- a CDS encoding undecaprenyl/decaprenyl-phosphate alpha-N-acetylglucosaminyl 1-phosphate transferase, with amino-acid sequence MPDIDVEALIFLIIGFFWGGFTAPISIKLAGIFGIIDIPDARKIHKGKMPRGAGLGLWVGYLLMSVIMSESMPELRFIATGATIIFFCGYLDDMCSLSPFLRLGLHFIAASIVVFPLGLPITHTIIALIWLAGVTSAYNLIDGMNGLCISMFIASSGALYILGKSYAGICMGAMALGVLCWNFPAAQTFLGDGGSTLLGYLFASHFLKNAMPNLTNARCLDILLLLILFGGIPVIDTVIAFSRRILSGKSPFYPDKKHLHHILISLTGSNVVTVSILLILQVLTLAAGLSVYFRLL
- the wecB gene encoding UDP-N-acetylglucosamine 2-epimerase (non-hydrolyzing), with the protein product MMIKKIICVIGTRPEAIKMAPVIQELKADKNFCVKTLATGQHTDMLRQALDDFDIKSDYDLNIMKARQSLDYITSSVLTGVGEILDSDSQDMILVHGDTSTTFAAALAGFNRHISVGHVEAGLRSHDLNLPFPEEANRVLTDRIASLFFAPTQGDYDNLINEGISRDKIFITGNTVIDALYKILAKQVNQPSYLQNINNRPLILMTAHRRESWGETLKGICAGVIDIILARPDVIFLIPLHKNPVVREVIRDCLKDYQQNIIFTEPLNYPEFVNAMNKSTFILSDSGGVQEEASAINKPVLIMRTLSERPEAVNHGTCILVGTKRDSIRDESLKLLNDSEYMRQILAKNIMPFGNGTASQKIHGAINKYFAMKEADLT
- the murA gene encoding UDP-N-acetylglucosamine 1-carboxyvinyltransferase, yielding MKITGGIPLKGTIKTQGAKNAALPVMAVALLLRGETLTLDNVPDLYDIHSMMEILRTLGVNVEYKHDGRNSQAIFRVPDELKWEVPESLARKMRASSLMLGPLLANCGRVSLPLPGGCSIGARPIDLHLKGLKQMGAEIDIKDGVVHARVKGRLRGRRIYLDFPSVGATENLMMAASLASGETIIENIAREPEIDNLAETLRCIGVTVELEGVGGVRIKGIEKAHSGRDKVIPDRIEACTYILAGVMTNGHIKVEDVIPSHIDAILAKMEEARAKFTVKKNVVEVFPAKRLHPVTIKTMPYPGFPTDSQPQMAAALSLAAGVSTIEESVFQARFLYAQELNRMGANIQISRDVAIIRGVENLHGAAVKATDLRAGAALIIAGLAAKGETRVEDMIHVWRGYEAIDKKLTDLGAKVELM